In Stomoxys calcitrans chromosome 2, idStoCalc2.1, whole genome shotgun sequence, the following proteins share a genomic window:
- the LOC106089135 gene encoding uncharacterized protein LOC106089135: MIPQRFIQSYKCECFQPHNYCNCPYKAIAAKIHMENVQDVAETLVEVMEICHISLRKARLSAKVVTKYFLHFEELLQRIDAIPKKRLLRENLLHDLQGKCDMQPMEVQMSYSIVKRAFRAFYHGSGEGGVPNPWLHSQLKHTAECMWAHAATRTAQVFTAYEGMFMVTQKNVVAKIRGLYKRLYDRICERSLPNENQECTCTTCPKRLAREGLRAAKVTTGMHKVSDPYEEMYQKIVKEIRMKQENETNNEEAKDLLNVSRKPCTCPALKPSDSDLTYDQLAKSCNTGYSQGPFDCRWFDVKLEEYEADDLNELEISLPQEFSCFPCSSGKTEELSICESVCECEACSCQTEECDYGEGNAESLYLDEEVLFGDNALDESDT, from the exons ATGATTCCTCAACGCTTTATACAGAGTTATAAATGCGAATGTTTTCAGCCCCATAACTATTGTAATTGTCCCTACAAGGCAATAGCGGCCAAAATTCATATGGAAAATGTGCAAGATGTAGCTGAAACATTAGTTGAG GTTATGGAAATCTGTCACATTTCACTTCGCAAAGCAAGATTGTCCGCTAAAGTAGTCACCAAATATTTCCTGCATTTTGAAGAACTTCTCCAACGCATTGACGCCATACCCAAGAAACGTTTGTTACGGGAGAATCTATTGCATGACTTACAAGGCAAATGTGATATGCAACCCATGGAAGTTCAAATGTCGTATTCCATAGTAAAGCGTGCATTTCGAGCTTTTTACCATGGTAGCGGAGAAGGTGGGGTTCCCAATCCCTGGTTACATTCTCAACTAAAACATACTGCGGAATGTATGTGGGCACATGCTGCCACTCGTACTGCTCAAGTTTTTACTGCCTATGAGGGTATGTTTATGGTTACCCAAAAAAATGTGGTGGCCAAAATCAGAGGCCTATATAAGAGGTTATATGATCGTATCTGTGAAAGATCTTTGCCGAATGAGAATCAAGAGTGTACTTGCACGACATGTCCTAAGCGACTGGCCAGAGaaggtctaagggcagctaagGTAACAACTGGAATGCATAAAGTTTCAGATCCCTATGAGGAGATGTATCAAAAAATCGTAAAAGAAATCAGGATGAAGCAGGAAAACGAAACGAATAATGAAGAGGCAAAGGATCTGTTGAACGTCTCTAGGAAACCTTGTACGTGCCCTGCTTTAAAGCCAAGCGATTCTGACTTGACCTATGATCAATTGGCCAAATCATGCAACACTGGCTATAGTCAAGGCCCTTTTGATTGTCGTTGGTTTGATGTCAAGCTTGAGGAATATGAAGCAGATGATTTGAACGAATTGGAAATCAGTTTACCGCAAGAGTTTTCCTGTTTTCCTTGCTCCAGTGGCAAAACTGAAGAGCTGTCTATATGCGAATCAGTGTGTGAATGTGAAGCTTGCTCTTGTCAAACAGAAGAATGTGATTATGGTGAAGGAAATGCTGAATCTTTGTACTTAGACGAGGAAGTATTATTTGGTGATAATGCTTTGGACGAGAGCGATACTTAA